In a single window of the Zea mays cultivar B73 chromosome 5, Zm-B73-REFERENCE-NAM-5.0, whole genome shotgun sequence genome:
- the LOC103626554 gene encoding uncharacterized protein, whose protein sequence is MGENQGIEQVLGKLVELLSAKRDEAPSSIKDNVAHIEPVQKIDLMPNEIKLEGVKNYLAWSRRALRLLKAKRLEGYVKGDVVEPKDKLSDEWKDWDAINSLVAAWMLSSMIPAIASTVDTIISAAEMWKALEEMYSGAGNVMLMVETEDRLHNIKQGERSVAEYVQELQCLWADVDHYDPIELPHSECVAWAKKWVEKRRVLQLLRGLNSEFEGRRASMFHQSTLPSLQEAIAAISQEESRLKVMRESSQTPPHPVFSAMRTKDTRECYNCGNVGHIARNCSKPSKVNRGRGRGAPRGGRGRGGRSWARANAATTQEELETFMEHEDETKLRKKNQISGDKDQESHTGDFVHFAYTDEGEGNREETWDSYQA, encoded by the exons ATGGGGGAAAATCAAGGAATTGAGCAGGTTCTTGGTAAATTGGTCGAATTACTGTCAGCaaaaagggatgaggctccatcaTCAATTAAAGACAATGTTGCTCATATAGAACCAGTTCAGAAGATAGACCTAATGCCAAATGAGATTAAGTTAGAAGGGGTGAAAAATTATTTGGCATGGTCTAGAAGAGCATTGCGATTATTGAAGGCAAAGAGACTCGAGGGCTATGTTAAAGGAGATGTCGTTGAGCCCAAGGATAAGTTAAGTGATGAATGGAAAGACTGGGATGCTATAAACTCTTTAGTGGCAGCGTGGATGTTGAGTTCTATGATTCCAGCAATTGCTAGCACTGTTGATACAATCATAAGTGCTGCAGAAATGTGGAAAGCACTTGAAGAAATGTACTCGGGAGCTGGAAATGTTATGTTGATGGTGGAGACTGAAGATCGCCTCCATAATATCAAACAGGGGGAGCGATCTGTGGCGGAGTACGTTCAGGAGTTACAATGTTTATGGGCTGATGTTGATCATTATGATCCTATTGAGCTACCACACTCAGAGTGTGTTGCTTGGGCGAAGAAATGGGTGGAAAAAAGACGTGTACTTCAATTGCTAAGGGGGCTAAACTCAGAGTTCGAGGGAAGACGTGCCTCCATGTTTCATCAATCCACTCTTCCTAGCCTACAAGAAGCCATAGCTGCCATATCCCAGGAGGAGTCAAGACTCAAAGTGATGAGAGAAAGTTCTCAAACGCCGCCTCATCCTGTGTTTTCAGCTATGAGAACCAAAGATACTAGAGAATGTTACAATTGTGGTAATGTTGGACATATTGCACGTAATTGTTCTAAGCCTTCCAAAGTTAATCGTGGGAGAGGAAGAGGGGCTCCTAGAGGCGGCAGAGGTCGTGGAGGCAGGAGTTGGGCAAGGGCGAATGCAGCAACTACACAAGAAGAACTTGAAACATTTATGGAACACGAAGATGAAACAAAGTTGAGGAAGAAAAATCAAATCTCTGGAGATAAAGATCAGGAGTCTCACACAGGGGATTTTGTCCACTTCGCCTACACTGATGAAG GAGAGGGAAACAGGGAAGAGACTTGGGACAGCTACCAGGCGTAA